The stretch of DNA GGTGGGAAATAAATCAAATCTTGTCCGTAAACACAGCTCTAGAATCTGTTGAATTCCCTGCTGAAATGCTGGACTATGGGCAAGCTCGGTATCGCCTGTTTTTTTGACATAGGCTCGTAATAAAAGCAGCCACCATAAACAGGAATCCACTGGCGTGACGCGGGCGATCGCCTGTTCCCCAAAATCCGGAATAATGCGTTCTTTTTCGCCACAGGTTTCGATCTTAAAACTGGCAGGCATTAAGCCCGTGCCGGGTTTAAAACAATCCAGCTGCCGCTCGTGGTTTTGGAGCGCTAGGGTGAGCTTTAAAAAGTTGCGGACAATCTCTGTTTTGCCCTCCATTAAAAAGGCAAAGGCCGAAACCGCAAAATCTCTGGTAAAACACTGGTCATAGTTTAGGTTTGGTGCATTTGTATCTTTGGCGGCGATCGTGCCCACTGGATGACTTTTGTAATGGATGATCACCGACTCATGGGCTTGTCGGGCGAGTTCCATGAGGGACTGGACTTTGGGCATAGTAGCGAAATACTTCGGCGGCTAGAGATATGGCAATTATAGGTAGGGCAAGCGTTTCAAGAAATTACGAATCATTGAGTTCATCGGTCTATCTCTAGTACTGAGGAAACATCTTAAAAACCAAAGTTTAAGGATGTGTGACTGGCAAGGAGCCAAAAAATCAGAATCATGCTTGCCCAAAATCCAAGAAAAATACTGATCCAAACGGTCACATAATTTTTTTGCTCATGATATTTCCAGTAGAGTAATTTTTTGACGGGTTTGCCCTGCTGGAGATGTTGTTCGGCGATCGCCTGCACATTTTTTACTTGGACATTGTTATACCAAGCCTTATCGGGCATCACCTTGACCATGGGGCCGCTACCACATTCACCAAGACAGCCACTACGGACAACTGTTATTTGATCATCTTCATATTTTTGAAATTCCCGTAAAATCTTCAAGGCTCCTTGTTTCGGACAAGTTTGGTGGCAACAAACAAATACTGTTTTTGACATAGCGGACACAAGTTTTACAAGGTGTGCTTAATAAAAAACTCCCTTCGATTATGAAGAGAGTCATTTTTAATTGTGTTAAGCCGGTAAAAAAAGTTTAGTTTTTGATGTGATTTTCCTATCTAGCGCTTGGCGATCGCCACTTCATTTAGCAAATCGATAGATTGATCTGCCACCACTTCCTGGGGATGAATTGCGGCTTGGAGCATGGGAGTACTGGTGACTGAGCTGTCTGCAATGATAAACAGAGGGTTAGACAAAATACCAGCAAGGGACGTTACCACGACTGCAAAGATTAAACCCACTTGCAACGGTCTCATGCCAACTGCCGTCCAAGTAACGACTGGATAGTTCCGTACCGAGTCAGACATTTCCTGAGGCTCTTTGACCACCATCATTTTGACGACGCGGATGTAGTAGTAAATGGAAACCACACTGGTGAGCAGACCCAGAAGCACGAGCCAATATAGACCTGCTTGCCAACCAGCCCAGAAGAGATAAATTTTGCCGAAGAAACCGGCTAACGGCGGAATACCACCAAGG from [Limnothrix rosea] IAM M-220 encodes:
- a CDS encoding (2Fe-2S) ferredoxin domain-containing protein gives rise to the protein MSKTVFVCCHQTCPKQGALKILREFQKYEDDQITVVRSGCLGECGSGPMVKVMPDKAWYNNVQVKNVQAIAEQHLQQGKPVKKLLYWKYHEQKNYVTVWISIFLGFWASMILIFWLLASHTSLNFGF